One Campylobacter massiliensis DNA window includes the following coding sequences:
- a CDS encoding excalibur calcium-binding domain-containing protein: MKYVLLGLMVASFAFGVEIDCNKKTLCSHFNSCAEAKWYLKKCGRYENGGTQKTDGDNDGIPCEKQLCKIL; this comes from the coding sequence ATGAAATATGTTTTGCTTGGTTTAATGGTCGCAAGTTTTGCTTTCGGTGTCGAAATAGATTGCAATAAAAAGACTCTTTGCAGTCATTTTAATAGTTGTGCAGAGGCTAAATGGTATTTGAAAAAATGCGGAAGATATGAGAATGGGGGCACTCAAAAAACCGACGGCGATAACGACGGCATACCTTGCGAAAAGCAATTATGCAAAATATTATGA
- a CDS encoding UDP-glucose dehydrogenase family protein, whose translation MRIAVVGTGYVGLVSGACLAKMGNDVICVDVDEAKINALNSGVIPIYEPGLGEIVAECRANGALKFSVDIKEALAHASVLFIAVGTPMGADGQADLRYVLEVAKSIGQNLTSPLIVVDKSTVPVGTAENVTEVIAGELKKRNMDVKFEVVSNPEFLKEGAAVEDFLKPDRVVVGASSEWGQSVMRELYAPFMKNHDRFIAMDVKSAEMTKYAANAMLATKISFINEIAGICERVGADVNLVRKGIGSDSRIGYSFIYPGCGYGGSCFPKDVEALIYTARQNGFEPQVLSAVEARNAAQKTVLFEKISAFFGGNLSGKTVAIWGLAFKPNTDDMREASSLVLIKALENAGANVVSYDPKAVNEAKKYLPNSNLKFAPNKYDALNGADALALVTEWSEFRSPDFMEMKQRLKNAVIFDGRNQYDAKNLANLGFKYFQIGVKS comes from the coding sequence GTGAGAATCGCAGTCGTGGGCACGGGGTACGTGGGGCTCGTTAGCGGCGCGTGCCTAGCTAAAATGGGCAACGACGTCATATGCGTGGACGTGGACGAAGCAAAGATAAACGCCCTAAATAGCGGCGTCATACCGATCTATGAGCCGGGTCTTGGCGAGATCGTCGCGGAGTGCAGGGCAAACGGCGCGCTTAAATTTAGCGTCGATATAAAAGAAGCCCTGGCGCATGCTAGCGTGCTATTTATCGCGGTGGGCACGCCTATGGGCGCGGACGGGCAGGCAGATCTGCGCTACGTGCTAGAGGTCGCAAAAAGTATCGGACAAAATTTAACCTCGCCGCTAATCGTCGTGGATAAATCAACCGTTCCCGTGGGCACTGCGGAGAACGTAACCGAAGTGATCGCAGGCGAGCTAAAAAAGAGAAATATGGACGTCAAATTTGAGGTCGTCTCAAATCCCGAGTTTTTAAAAGAGGGCGCTGCGGTCGAGGACTTTTTAAAGCCAGACCGCGTCGTAGTGGGCGCTAGCAGCGAGTGGGGGCAAAGCGTTATGCGCGAGCTTTACGCGCCCTTTATGAAAAATCACGACCGCTTTATCGCCATGGACGTAAAATCGGCCGAGATGACCAAATACGCCGCAAATGCGATGCTAGCGACTAAAATCAGCTTTATAAACGAGATCGCGGGTATCTGCGAGCGCGTGGGAGCGGACGTAAATTTGGTGCGAAAAGGCATCGGCAGCGACTCTCGCATCGGTTATAGCTTTATATATCCTGGCTGCGGATACGGCGGCAGTTGCTTTCCAAAGGACGTCGAGGCGCTCATCTACACCGCTAGGCAAAACGGATTTGAGCCGCAGGTTTTAAGCGCGGTGGAGGCTAGAAACGCAGCGCAAAAAACGGTACTTTTTGAAAAAATTTCAGCATTTTTCGGCGGAAATTTGAGCGGAAAAACGGTGGCGATTTGGGGGCTAGCGTTTAAACCAAATACCGACGATATGCGCGAGGCTAGCTCGCTAGTGCTCATAAAGGCGCTAGAAAACGCGGGCGCAAACGTCGTCTCCTACGATCCAAAGGCCGTAAACGAAGCCAAAAAATACCTACCTAACTCAAATTTAAAATTTGCCCCAAATAAATACGACGCGCTAAACGGTGCTGACGCGCTCGCGCTCGTGACCGAATGGAGCGAGTTTAGGTCGCCTGATTTTATGGAGATGAAGCAACGCCTAAAAAACGCCGTGATCTTTGACGGGCGCAATCAATACGACGCGAAAAATCTGGCAAATTTGGGCTTTAAGTATTTCCAAATAGGAGTGAAATCATGA
- a CDS encoding MATE family efflux transporter: MLVNLISSIVVFIVSMGINFFLTPYILKSLGNEAYGFVGLSNAIVAYALVVTAAINSVSGRFVAYEWHRGGIRAANAYYSSVLVVNIFFCVLILLGAGIFILNLQSVLNVSDALLGDVRLTFAFYFINFCVGLFNGVISVSMFIKNKLYIISVRNAASSAILAALIVALFYFFRPMIAYIAISALVASLFVFFTSVWVLRRITPELKFNPREFDFMRIKELLKSGVYNSFNALNRVLMSGMDLFICNIFLSANATGILAVSKAAPIILESFVAQLSAIFAPKFVEHYSKSNLTALVAEAKFSMRVTAFVMSVPAAIFVAFGREFYTLWLPFKSADEISLIYNLSMITLVPIIFISYVFSLFNLDGATNKLKRPAIANTILGAGTILAQIAVLKFTPYGIYGMTAVGAALYSVRILGFDLINAALNLSLPLTTFYGVYFKNLAVFAAVCGLFFWLRNFVQISSWGEFAAYSAILLALGYAASLFLIFDKREQLVVINKIKSKFKR; the protein is encoded by the coding sequence ATGCTCGTAAATTTGATCAGCTCTATCGTCGTTTTTATCGTCTCGATGGGGATAAATTTTTTCCTTACGCCTTACATTCTAAAAAGCCTAGGCAACGAAGCCTACGGCTTTGTCGGGCTGTCTAACGCTATCGTAGCTTACGCCCTAGTCGTGACCGCTGCGATAAACTCCGTTAGCGGCCGCTTCGTCGCGTACGAGTGGCACAGAGGGGGCATCCGCGCGGCAAACGCCTACTACTCGTCGGTTCTAGTCGTAAATATCTTTTTTTGCGTTCTTATTTTGCTGGGCGCGGGCATTTTTATCTTAAATTTACAAAGCGTACTAAACGTGAGCGACGCGCTACTAGGCGACGTGCGGCTTACTTTTGCGTTTTATTTTATAAATTTTTGCGTCGGGCTTTTTAACGGCGTCATCAGCGTCTCGATGTTTATCAAAAACAAGCTCTACATCATCTCCGTTCGCAACGCCGCGTCTAGCGCCATTTTGGCCGCTCTTATCGTCGCGCTTTTTTATTTTTTCAGACCGATGATCGCTTATATCGCGATCTCCGCTCTAGTCGCGTCGCTCTTTGTGTTTTTTACGAGCGTTTGGGTTTTGCGTCGCATCACGCCAGAGCTTAAATTTAACCCGCGCGAATTTGACTTTATGCGGATAAAAGAGCTGCTAAAATCAGGCGTCTATAATAGCTTTAACGCCCTAAACCGCGTGCTTATGAGCGGTATGGATCTGTTTATCTGCAACATCTTTTTAAGCGCTAACGCGACGGGAATTTTAGCCGTTTCAAAGGCGGCTCCGATCATTTTGGAGAGCTTTGTGGCACAGCTTAGCGCGATATTTGCGCCAAAATTCGTCGAGCACTACTCTAAATCAAATTTGACCGCGCTTGTTGCGGAGGCTAAATTTTCGATGCGAGTTACGGCGTTTGTTATGAGCGTGCCGGCGGCTATTTTCGTGGCTTTCGGGCGCGAATTTTACACGCTTTGGTTGCCGTTTAAAAGCGCGGACGAGATAAGTCTAATCTATAATCTCTCGATGATAACTCTAGTGCCGATTATATTTATCAGCTACGTTTTTTCGCTTTTTAATCTCGACGGCGCGACGAATAAACTAAAACGCCCCGCGATAGCAAACACGATTTTGGGTGCGGGCACGATTTTGGCGCAGATTGCCGTGCTTAAATTTACGCCTTACGGCATTTACGGTATGACGGCCGTCGGCGCCGCGCTTTATTCGGTGCGCATTTTGGGATTTGACCTCATAAACGCCGCGTTAAATTTGAGCCTACCGCTTACTACTTTTTACGGCGTTTATTTTAAAAATTTAGCCGTTTTTGCAGCCGTTTGCGGACTGTTTTTTTGGCTGCGAAATTTCGTGCAAATTTCAAGCTGGGGCGAATTTGCCGCGTATTCGGCGATTTTGCTTGCGCTCGGTTACGCCGCGAGCCTATTTTTGATATTTGACAAAAGAGAACAACTGGTCGTGATAAATAAAATCAAATCGAAGTTTAAAAGATGA
- the tviB gene encoding Vi polysaccharide biosynthesis UDP-N-acetylglucosamine C-6 dehydrogenase TviB — protein sequence MKIAVIGLGYVGLPLAAAFSEKYEVTGFDVNAARIEELKSGYDRTLELSAEQMKKAIENGMKFSLNLDDIKDCNFFIVTVPTPIDKNKRPDLTPVIKATQSVAKVLKKGDIVVYESTVYPGVTEEICVPLLEQSGLKFNEDFFCGYSPERINPGDKEHTVTKIKKITSGSTPEVANEVDEVYRSIITAGTHKAPTIKVAEAAKVIENTQRDINIAFMNELAMIFNKMNIDTNAVLQAAGTKWNFLNFRPGLVGGHCIGVDPYYLTHKAQELGFHPEMILAGRRINDNMGKYAADQVVKLMIKRGVLINSARVLVLGLTFKENCPDIRNSRVIDVIEELRDFGCSVDVYDPWADEAEVKREYGIVPLKSFDEADYDCVVIAVAHDKFKGLKFSKALVYDIKNVYENADARL from the coding sequence ATGAAAATAGCCGTTATCGGACTAGGATACGTCGGGCTGCCATTGGCGGCGGCGTTTAGTGAGAAGTACGAAGTCACAGGCTTTGACGTAAATGCTGCCCGTATAGAGGAGCTTAAAAGCGGGTATGACCGCACGCTGGAGCTAAGTGCTGAGCAGATGAAAAAAGCGATAGAGAACGGCATGAAATTTAGCCTAAATTTGGACGATATAAAGGATTGCAACTTTTTTATCGTCACCGTTCCGACACCGATAGATAAAAATAAGCGCCCAGATTTGACGCCTGTCATAAAAGCCACGCAAAGCGTCGCTAAAGTGCTAAAAAAAGGCGATATCGTCGTGTATGAAAGCACCGTGTATCCTGGCGTCACGGAGGAGATCTGCGTGCCGCTACTTGAGCAAAGCGGGCTTAAATTTAACGAGGACTTTTTCTGCGGATACTCGCCGGAGCGCATAAATCCGGGCGATAAAGAGCACACCGTAACTAAAATCAAAAAAATCACTAGCGGCTCGACGCCCGAGGTAGCCAACGAGGTCGATGAGGTCTACCGCTCGATCATAACGGCCGGCACGCACAAAGCACCTACTATCAAGGTCGCTGAGGCCGCCAAAGTCATCGAAAACACGCAGCGCGATATCAACATCGCCTTTATGAACGAGCTTGCTATGATATTTAACAAGATGAACATCGACACGAACGCCGTTTTGCAGGCTGCGGGCACAAAGTGGAATTTCTTAAATTTCCGTCCTGGGCTAGTGGGCGGCCACTGCATCGGCGTGGATCCCTATTATCTCACGCATAAGGCGCAGGAGCTTGGCTTTCATCCGGAAATGATCCTAGCCGGACGCCGTATAAACGATAATATGGGCAAATACGCTGCAGATCAAGTTGTAAAACTAATGATAAAAAGGGGTGTTTTGATAAATTCGGCCCGCGTTTTGGTGCTTGGCCTTACGTTTAAAGAAAACTGCCCAGACATCCGCAACTCGCGCGTGATAGACGTGATCGAGGAGCTTAGGGATTTTGGTTGCAGCGTGGACGTCTACGATCCGTGGGCGGACGAAGCCGAGGTGAAGCGCGAATACGGTATCGTACCTCTAAAAAGCTTTGACGAGGCGGACTACGACTGCGTAGTGATCGCCGTCGCTCACGATAAATTTAAAGGGTTAAAATTTAGCAAAGCTCTCGTTTACGATATCAAAAACGTCTACGAAAACGCCGACGCAAGGCTGTAA
- a CDS encoding NAD-dependent epimerase, whose protein sequence is MKILVTGTAGFIGFHLANALVKRGDEVVGYDVINDYYDVNLKLARLKTAGFDISEIDYGKLITSKTQPNLKFIKSDLADTQTMKELFEKEKFDCVVNLAAQAGVRYSLINPQAYIDSNVTGFINILECCRHNEIKNLVYASSSSVYGLNENMPFSTHEGVNHPISLYAATKKSNEMMAHTYSHLFGVPTTGLRFFTVYGPWGRPDMALFLFVDAALKGKKIDVFNYGKMKRDFTYVDDIVRGIIKCVDNPAKPNPAWDPKHPDPATSSAPFKVYNIGNNSPVELMDYIKAVELKIGREVEKNFLPLQAGDVPATFADVSDLVTDFDYKPATGVNDGVARFIEWYCEFYGVKI, encoded by the coding sequence ATGAAAATTTTAGTAACCGGAACGGCGGGATTTATCGGATTTCACTTGGCAAACGCCCTCGTAAAAAGGGGCGACGAGGTCGTCGGATACGACGTGATAAACGACTACTACGACGTAAATTTAAAGCTTGCGCGCCTAAAAACGGCCGGCTTTGACATAAGCGAGATAGACTATGGCAAGCTTATCACCTCAAAAACGCAGCCTAATTTAAAATTTATAAAGTCCGATCTAGCCGATACCCAGACAATGAAAGAGCTTTTTGAGAAAGAAAAATTTGACTGCGTCGTAAATTTAGCCGCGCAAGCGGGCGTGAGGTATTCGCTCATCAATCCGCAAGCCTACATCGACAGCAACGTCACCGGCTTTATAAATATCCTTGAGTGCTGCCGCCACAATGAGATCAAAAATCTAGTCTATGCAAGCTCTAGCTCAGTCTACGGCCTAAACGAAAATATGCCATTTAGCACGCACGAGGGCGTAAATCACCCGATCAGCCTCTACGCCGCGACTAAAAAGAGCAACGAAATGATGGCGCATACGTATTCGCATCTATTTGGCGTGCCGACTACAGGGCTGCGATTTTTCACCGTTTACGGCCCGTGGGGACGCCCTGATATGGCGCTGTTTTTGTTCGTCGACGCCGCGCTAAAGGGCAAGAAAATCGACGTCTTTAACTACGGCAAGATGAAGCGCGACTTTACCTACGTGGACGACATCGTAAGGGGCATCATAAAATGCGTCGATAACCCAGCCAAGCCAAATCCCGCGTGGGACCCGAAGCATCCCGATCCCGCCACGTCAAGCGCGCCGTTTAAGGTCTATAATATCGGCAACAATAGCCCCGTCGAGCTCATGGACTACATCAAGGCCGTCGAGCTAAAAATCGGCCGCGAGGTAGAAAAAAACTTCCTCCCGCTGCAAGCCGGCGACGTGCCTGCAACCTTTGCGGACGTGAGCGATCTGGTGACGGACTTTGACTATAAGCCCGCAACTGGCGTAAATGACGGGGTGGCGAGGTTTATCGAGTGGTACTGCGAGTTTTACGGAGTTAAAATTTGA
- a CDS encoding DNA ligase: MRFFALLLAAFLNLASAAQGENLSSAASTDAAKNAKFELLKLSEYKGQNVGGWLASEKLDGVRAYWDGRNLRSRNGKILAAPEGWSAHFPSFALDGELYTARGEFEKIQSIVMDKMPSVAEWSEVKFYVFDVPEGGGGLLKRLSELEKFILQNPQAGQNLKIIKQVKVKDNAEFEAFAEAVIAKGGEGAVVREPNAPYERKRSKNALKYKKFKDAECEVMAINAGTGKFAGLMGSVTCKALSAAGSNSDEQIAGGVKFKIGSGFSDEERANPPKIGSIITYKYQNLTAKGVPRFPVFLRVRED, encoded by the coding sequence TTGAGATTTTTCGCGCTCTTGCTGGCTGCCTTTTTAAATTTAGCTTCGGCGGCGCAGGGCGAAAATCTAAGTAGCGCCGCAAGCACAGATGCCGCTAAAAACGCTAAATTTGAGCTTTTAAAACTTAGCGAGTACAAAGGTCAAAACGTCGGCGGCTGGCTAGCTAGCGAGAAGCTTGACGGCGTGCGCGCCTACTGGGACGGGCGAAATTTGCGTTCGCGAAACGGTAAAATTTTAGCCGCGCCAGAGGGTTGGAGTGCGCATTTTCCGTCTTTTGCGCTCGACGGCGAGCTTTACACCGCACGGGGCGAATTTGAAAAAATACAATCGATCGTGATGGACAAAATGCCCAGCGTCGCGGAGTGGAGCGAGGTTAAATTTTACGTTTTTGACGTACCTGAGGGCGGCGGCGGACTTTTAAAACGACTTAGCGAGCTTGAAAAATTTATCTTGCAAAATCCTCAAGCCGGGCAAAATTTAAAGATAATCAAGCAGGTAAAAGTAAAAGATAACGCCGAATTTGAGGCGTTTGCGGAGGCTGTCATCGCAAAGGGCGGCGAGGGCGCGGTCGTGCGCGAGCCAAACGCGCCATACGAGCGAAAACGAAGCAAAAACGCGCTGAAATATAAAAAATTTAAAGACGCCGAGTGCGAGGTGATGGCGATAAACGCGGGCACGGGCAAATTTGCGGGTCTCATGGGCTCGGTAACCTGTAAGGCGCTTAGCGCGGCGGGCTCAAACTCGGACGAGCAAATCGCTGGCGGAGTAAAATTTAAGATTGGCTCGGGCTTTAGCGACGAAGAGCGCGCAAATCCGCCTAAAATCGGCTCTATAATAACCTACAAATATCAAAATTTAACCGCAAAAGGGGTGCCGAGGTTTCCGGTATTTTTGCGGGTTAGAGAGGATTAA
- a CDS encoding ecotin family protein has translation MRKILLFIAACALPFALLAGENAAKTEENIFELPISKMPPDYFKYEVAFFKDMQIDCNFAFLLGGKLEEKEDARGIYYEFSGGDELAQTMMLCKDGKKKRRVYYELTQILPGVSPVKIITPQGVGAEIRVYERVKTIEPKKLKRKNK, from the coding sequence ATGAGGAAAATTTTACTTTTTATCGCGGCTTGCGCGTTGCCGTTTGCACTTTTGGCGGGCGAAAACGCAGCTAAAACCGAGGAAAATATTTTTGAGCTACCTATCTCAAAGATGCCGCCTGATTATTTTAAATACGAGGTCGCGTTTTTTAAAGATATGCAAATCGACTGCAACTTCGCCTTTTTACTCGGCGGAAAACTCGAGGAAAAAGAGGACGCGCGCGGTATTTATTACGAATTTAGCGGCGGGGATGAGCTAGCGCAAACGATGATGCTTTGCAAGGACGGAAAGAAAAAGAGGCGGGTTTATTATGAGCTCACTCAAATTTTACCAGGCGTTAGCCCCGTAAAAATAATAACTCCGCAGGGCGTAGGCGCGGAAATAAGAGTGTATGAACGCGTAAAAACGATAGAACCAAAAAAATTAAAAAGGAAAAATAAATGA
- a CDS encoding 3'-5' exonuclease, giving the protein MAKNYICVFDCETVPDTALLRKIYGYEGSDAEVARQAFAAQKAASGSEFLPVMFHRVVAISAVMADEYGKFLRVSTMKGANEREILNKFIGFVNSHNPRLVSFNGRGFDLPMILTRAMRYNVSFPSFYEVENKELGKGKWDGNYRDRYSGKFHFDLLDHVSEFGSVRGLKLDTLCASLNLPGKYDVHGDQVMELFFDGKIDKINEYCESDVLNTYWLFLKYELLRGNLTLDDYADDISVMSEWLAANCAQMGYTPVFCEAVERELVRLETQNYEDEPELNDDDEQAGAEEYYTEENMPEINLDEQ; this is encoded by the coding sequence ATGGCTAAAAATTATATCTGCGTTTTTGACTGCGAGACGGTGCCCGATACCGCGCTTTTGCGTAAAATTTACGGGTATGAGGGAAGCGACGCGGAGGTGGCAAGGCAGGCGTTTGCAGCGCAAAAGGCAGCAAGCGGAAGCGAGTTTTTGCCCGTGATGTTTCACCGCGTCGTGGCGATATCTGCGGTGATGGCGGACGAGTACGGTAAATTTTTGCGCGTAAGCACGATGAAAGGCGCAAACGAGCGCGAAATCCTAAATAAATTTATCGGTTTCGTAAACTCGCACAACCCGCGCCTGGTGAGCTTTAACGGACGGGGTTTTGACCTGCCGATGATTTTAACTCGCGCGATGAGGTACAACGTCTCGTTTCCGAGCTTTTACGAGGTCGAAAACAAGGAGCTTGGCAAAGGCAAATGGGACGGCAACTACCGCGACAGGTATAGCGGCAAATTTCACTTCGATCTGCTCGATCACGTGAGCGAGTTTGGATCCGTACGCGGGCTAAAGCTAGATACTCTCTGCGCTAGCCTAAATTTGCCCGGCAAATACGACGTGCACGGCGATCAGGTGATGGAGCTGTTTTTTGACGGCAAGATCGACAAGATCAACGAATACTGCGAAAGCGACGTGCTAAACACATACTGGCTATTCCTAAAATACGAGCTTTTGCGCGGAAATTTGACGCTGGATGATTACGCGGACGATATCTCGGTGATGAGCGAGTGGCTCGCGGCAAACTGCGCTCAGATGGGCTATACGCCGGTGTTTTGCGAGGCTGTAGAGCGCGAGCTCGTGCGCCTTGAAACGCAAAACTACGAGGATGAGCCGGAGCTTAATGACGACGACGAGCAGGCCGGGGCGGAGGAGTACTACACCGAAGAAAATATGCCCGAGATAAATTTGGACGAGCAGTGA
- a CDS encoding glycosyltransferase produces the protein MKVLFIISTLQAGGAERVMSLLASYFAKFHDVTLLKFDTKPPFYELDERIKLIDLPFPMVKKGFFANLIRRVKKFFYQRNLIKNGGFDVVISSMDSTNINVILSNLFINKPLFISEHSSADFFKGRGWLFLRRMLYPLASGLTVLTKEDYEYYSFVKNKTVMYNPMFEAKKQGLPKENIILFVGRLISLKGCDVFLKAMSLVDKELLKEWKIVIAGAGEERQRLELIAHEQLHLDAEFIGQTSDVASLYERSKILVSSSKTEGLPNVLIESVFFNCARVATATSGAKELIEDGKDGFLVPIDDVKALGSKIELLMRDEELRQELVKNANERENSFKTDQIYQKWMDFITQNIKG, from the coding sequence ATGAAGGTTTTATTTATAATTTCGACACTGCAAGCAGGCGGCGCCGAGCGCGTGATGAGCTTGCTAGCGAGCTATTTTGCGAAATTTCACGACGTAACGCTTTTAAAATTTGACACCAAACCGCCGTTTTACGAGCTAGACGAGAGGATAAAGCTGATAGATCTGCCTTTCCCGATGGTGAAAAAAGGCTTTTTCGCAAATTTAATAAGGCGCGTGAAAAAGTTTTTTTATCAGCGAAATTTGATCAAAAACGGCGGATTTGACGTCGTTATCTCCTCGATGGACAGCACCAATATCAACGTGATTTTGTCGAATTTATTTATAAACAAGCCGCTTTTTATCAGCGAGCATTCAAGCGCCGATTTTTTCAAAGGGCGCGGCTGGTTGTTTTTGCGCCGCATGCTCTATCCGCTAGCTAGCGGCCTAACGGTTCTGACGAAAGAAGACTACGAATACTATAGCTTCGTAAAAAATAAAACCGTGATGTACAATCCGATGTTTGAAGCCAAAAAACAGGGCTTGCCGAAGGAAAATATCATCCTTTTCGTCGGCCGTCTCATCTCGCTTAAAGGCTGCGACGTATTTTTAAAAGCTATGAGCCTAGTCGATAAAGAGCTTTTAAAAGAGTGGAAAATCGTGATAGCGGGTGCCGGCGAAGAGAGGCAAAGGCTAGAGCTCATCGCGCACGAGCAGCTGCATCTGGATGCCGAATTTATCGGGCAAACGAGCGATGTCGCTTCGCTTTACGAAAGGTCTAAAATTTTAGTCTCAAGCTCCAAAACCGAGGGCTTGCCAAACGTTTTAATCGAGAGCGTATTTTTTAACTGTGCCAGGGTGGCGACTGCAACAAGCGGCGCAAAAGAGCTCATCGAGGACGGCAAGGACGGATTTTTAGTGCCGATAGACGACGTAAAAGCGCTCGGAAGCAAAATCGAACTCTTGATGCGCGATGAGGAACTGAGGCAAGAGCTGGTAAAAAACGCCAACGAGCGTGAAAATAGCTTTAAAACCGATCAAATTTATCAAAAGTGGATGGATTTTATCACGCAAAATATAAAGGGCTAA
- a CDS encoding glycosyltransferase family 25 protein, producing MKNLVFVISLKSDEARRQKLKERFKNYGEFRLVEATDGRAMSAKEYYGYALPSLEAYGRLLSPSEVGCSLSHVRAYEEFLKSKASFALILEDDVIGDESGVKKAFETATKMDAGSALICGAQDGLDGRFSAFGKKLEEDFWLVSKRSYGTIYRAAAYVLDRRAAEKILQTHKKALCVADFWRILLLQNGLKMYFSDIFAHPTDLADSNIQAERVQRAQAKVSPLARLNSLKYVAATRFEAAILGYERIFKR from the coding sequence ATGAAAAATTTAGTATTCGTTATTTCGCTAAAAAGCGACGAGGCGCGCAGGCAAAAGCTAAAAGAGCGGTTTAAAAACTACGGCGAATTTAGGCTTGTTGAAGCAACCGACGGTAGGGCGATGAGCGCAAAGGAGTACTACGGCTACGCGCTGCCTAGCCTTGAGGCTTACGGCAGGCTATTAAGCCCGTCCGAGGTCGGTTGCTCGCTCTCTCACGTGCGCGCTTACGAGGAGTTTTTAAAAAGCAAGGCCAGCTTTGCGCTCATTCTAGAAGACGACGTCATCGGCGATGAAAGCGGCGTAAAAAAGGCGTTTGAAACGGCTACTAAGATGGATGCGGGCTCGGCGCTCATTTGCGGCGCGCAAGACGGACTAGATGGGCGATTTAGCGCATTTGGCAAAAAGCTGGAGGAGGATTTTTGGCTAGTCTCAAAGCGCTCTTACGGAACGATCTACCGAGCGGCAGCCTACGTGCTTGATAGGCGCGCGGCGGAAAAGATCTTGCAAACGCACAAAAAGGCGCTTTGCGTGGCTGATTTTTGGCGAATTTTGCTTTTACAAAACGGCTTAAAGATGTATTTTAGCGATATTTTTGCGCATCCGACCGATTTAGCGGACTCAAATATCCAAGCCGAGCGGGTGCAAAGAGCACAGGCAAAAGTCTCGCCGCTAGCTCGTCTAAATAGCCTAAAATATGTCGCCGCAACGCGCTTTGAAGCGGCAATTTTAGGCTATGAGCGGATATTTAAAAGGTAA
- the galE gene encoding UDP-glucose 4-epimerase GalE: MKILITGGAGYIGSHVLKALLKQGGHEITVVDNLCKGTTKALDALEKIGKFKFVKANLEDDLSGIFAEGKFDAIIHFAAFIEVFESTQDPIKYYLNNTANVAKILTYCKEYGVNKFIFSSTAAVYGEPEIGEVDEQTAANPINPYGRSKLMSEWIIKDYAASNENFKFAILRYFNVAGADEEGLIGQNYPNATHLIKVATQTALGKRESMGIFGSDYPTADGTCVRDYIHVSDLADAHLSALEYLNEHEKSEIFNVGYGRGFSVKEVIETAKKVSGVDFKVISAPRREGDPARLIAKPGKIRNLTNWRPKREDLALIIKTALEWEKRL, translated from the coding sequence ATGAAAATTTTAATAACAGGCGGAGCGGGCTACATCGGCTCTCACGTGCTAAAGGCGCTTTTAAAACAAGGCGGGCACGAGATAACGGTCGTGGATAATCTCTGCAAAGGCACGACAAAGGCGCTTGACGCGCTTGAAAAAATCGGTAAATTTAAGTTCGTAAAGGCAAATTTAGAGGATGATTTAAGCGGGATTTTTGCGGAGGGCAAATTTGACGCAATCATCCATTTTGCCGCATTTATCGAGGTTTTTGAAAGCACGCAAGATCCGATAAAATACTACCTAAACAACACCGCAAACGTAGCTAAAATTTTAACCTATTGCAAAGAGTACGGCGTAAATAAATTTATATTTAGCTCCACTGCAGCCGTTTACGGCGAGCCCGAGATCGGCGAGGTCGATGAGCAAACCGCGGCAAATCCGATAAATCCGTACGGCCGAAGCAAGCTAATGAGCGAGTGGATCATCAAAGACTACGCCGCTTCAAATGAAAATTTCAAATTTGCGATTTTGCGGTACTTTAACGTCGCGGGCGCCGACGAAGAGGGGCTCATCGGGCAAAACTACCCAAACGCCACGCACTTAATCAAAGTCGCGACGCAGACGGCTCTGGGCAAACGCGAAAGCATGGGAATTTTCGGTAGCGACTATCCGACCGCAGACGGCACCTGTGTGAGGGACTACATCCACGTGAGCGACCTAGCCGACGCGCATCTAAGCGCGCTGGAGTACCTAAACGAGCATGAAAAAAGCGAAATCTTTAACGTCGGCTACGGCCGCGGCTTTAGCGTAAAAGAGGTTATAGAAACGGCTAAAAAAGTAAGCGGGGTTGATTTTAAAGTAATTAGCGCGCCTCGCAGAGAGGGCGATCCCGCGCGTCTCATCGCAAAGCCGGGAAAGATAAGAAATTTAACCAACTGGCGGCCTAAAAGAGAGGATCTCGCGCTCATCATAAAAACCGCGCTCGAGTGGGAGAAAAGGCTGTGA